A genomic segment from Streptomyces sp. NBC_01233 encodes:
- a CDS encoding response regulator transcription factor, whose amino-acid sequence MRLLLVEDDDHVAAALSAILARHGFQVTHARSGEEALQALLPAGALPGASPYGVILLDLGLPDQDGYEVCGKIRKRTATPVIMVTARADVRSRIHGLNMGADDYVTKPYDTGELLARIHAVARRTGASEEAAATGTGTPATVRLGPVSIELPNRRVSVDGADVPLTRKEFDLLALLAQRPGVVFRREQIISEVWRTSWEGTGRTLEVHVASLRSKLRMPALIETVRGVGYRLVTPTAPTAP is encoded by the coding sequence ATGAGACTGCTGCTCGTCGAGGACGACGATCACGTCGCCGCCGCCCTGTCCGCGATCCTCGCCCGGCACGGCTTCCAGGTCACCCACGCCCGCAGCGGCGAGGAAGCCCTGCAGGCGCTGCTGCCCGCCGGGGCCCTGCCCGGCGCGTCTCCCTACGGGGTGATCCTGCTCGACCTCGGCCTGCCCGACCAGGACGGCTACGAGGTGTGCGGCAAGATCCGCAAGCGCACCGCCACCCCCGTCATCATGGTGACCGCGCGGGCCGACGTACGCTCCCGCATCCACGGGCTGAACATGGGCGCCGACGACTACGTCACCAAGCCCTACGACACCGGCGAGCTCCTCGCCCGCATCCACGCCGTCGCCCGGCGCACGGGTGCCTCCGAGGAGGCCGCGGCCACCGGGACCGGTACGCCCGCGACGGTCCGGCTCGGCCCCGTCAGCATCGAGCTGCCCAACCGCCGGGTCAGCGTGGACGGCGCCGACGTGCCGCTCACCCGCAAGGAGTTCGACCTGCTGGCCCTGCTCGCGCAGCGGCCCGGCGTCGTCTTCCGCCGCGAGCAGATCATCAGCGAGGTGTGGCGCACCAGCTGGGAGGGGACCGGGCGCACCCTGGAGGTCCACGTCGCCTCGCTGCGCTCCAAGCTGCGCATGCCCGCCCTGATCGAAACCGTCCGCGGGGTGGGCTACCGGCTCGTCACTCCGACCGCCCCGACCGCCCCCTAG